From Chryseobacterium sp. H1D6B, a single genomic window includes:
- the mce gene encoding methylmalonyl-CoA epimerase produces MKLEHIGIAVKSLGISDELFEKLLGKESYKKEKVEREGVVTSFYETGESKIELLEASNPESPISKFIDKKGEGIHHLAFGVENILEEVKRLKKEGFQFISEEPKEGADNKLVVFLHPKSTNGVLVELCQEKQ; encoded by the coding sequence ATGAAGTTAGAACACATAGGTATTGCCGTGAAATCTTTAGGAATTTCTGATGAACTTTTTGAAAAACTTTTGGGCAAAGAATCTTATAAAAAAGAAAAAGTAGAAAGGGAAGGGGTTGTCACTTCTTTTTATGAAACAGGTGAAAGTAAAATTGAGCTGTTAGAAGCCAGTAACCCTGAAAGTCCGATTTCAAAATTTATTGATAAAAAGGGTGAAGGTATTCATCATTTAGCTTTTGGAGTTGAAAATATCCTTGAGGAGGTAAAAAGATTAAAAAAAGAAGGGTTTCAATTTATATCAGAAGAGCCGAAAGAAGGTGCTGATAACAAATTAGTTGTGTTCCTGCATCCTAAATCTACCAACGGAGTGCTGGTAGAACTTTGTCAAGAAAAGCAATAA
- the rbfA gene encoding 30S ribosome-binding factor RbfA, which translates to MESNRQRKVAQIIQEDFAELFRKQASESKQSFLVSVSDVKISADLGIAKIYLSIFPQEYRASIMKEIEVNKTQYRNFIGQKMAKQVRVIPQLNFYLDTSLDDVEKIERELRGEGDNPVL; encoded by the coding sequence ATGGAAAGTAACAGACAAAGAAAAGTAGCCCAGATTATACAGGAAGATTTTGCAGAACTGTTCCGTAAACAGGCATCTGAAAGCAAACAAAGCTTTCTAGTGAGTGTTTCGGATGTTAAAATAAGTGCAGATCTAGGAATTGCTAAAATTTACTTAAGCATATTTCCTCAGGAATATCGTGCTTCTATTATGAAAGAGATAGAGGTGAACAAAACTCAATACAGAAATTTTATCGGCCAGAAGATGGCTAAACAAGTTCGTGTGATTCCACAGCTTAATTTTTATTTAGATACATCTCTTGATGATGTTGAGAAAATTGAAAGAGAATTAAGAGGCGAAGGCGATAATCCTGTTTTATAA